Proteins encoded within one genomic window of Pedobacter africanus:
- a CDS encoding DUF1080 domain-containing protein: MIKKIFFVLLAAVMLQYQAFAQDKTDQRTITTRIADLLAQLPARDAKQLKANMQEIASMGEDGYVTLISGLTAPGKGNNALLEYAIGGFSGYVTQPGQEAWRKMSVNAYCKALAKVSDKQNKSFLIAQLETVGKDDAVACLEGYLTDAQLADPAARALVKVNSAAAKTALLNSLAKSSGAARLSIVEALGDSRSREAAKAIAGLTTGADDLAKMALYALAYIADPASESVMATAAEKAGFKYDKTNAVAAYGIYATELMKGNDKALANKIAKQILEKATGDNQVHTRTTALKIVSDFSTQQSDEYLMAAMDDKSFEYRAAALKFALPKLTPATAEQWVKKAAKADPETQVAILNMLGESKVQSVLPSISKLFKSNDAAVRAAAFAATGNIGEEASLPALLKVMGKGDAADITALSNTILRMKGEGMGAKVAAFIPKAKPEVQVALINVLAAKAANAQLGTVSALLKSKNPQVRQAAFSALKQTVIGDNLSQLFTLLNETSNQDELVKVQEAVIAAVKGTQNRDQQVDAVLLQMAAAPDAKKELYYKMLGSLGGEKSLKAVSEAFNRGNEQTKKAAIAALSSWTDAGAAGELIKISREPANAAYLEQALNGYLRLVRTTKYQPEQRLLLLREAMAVAKNPAQQGQILKDLEQAKCFNSLLFAGRYLDNAALQQPAANAVMNIALADKSYKGTIVKDLLNKTIATIKGGDAEYQIEAMRKYLAEMPQGEGFVQAFNGTDLTGWKGLVADPIKRSKMDAKTLAAAQEKADASARESWKPMNGELHFMSHGDNLATVKKYGDFEMLVDWKIIDDKKGEGDAGIYLRGTPQVQIWDNARVKVGAQVGSGGLYNNKVHESKPLQVADNKLDEWNTFRILMKGDRVTVYLNGVLVTDNVILENYWDRNLPIFAEEQIELQAHGSPVAYRDIYIREIPRPKPFELSAQEKKEGYKVLFDGTNMHNWTGNTTEYIIEDGNISIRPKPGKGSGGNLFTKEEFSDFIFRFEFQLTPGANNGLGIRAPLTGDAAYQGMELQILDNDAPIYKNLHVYQYHGSVYGTIPAKRGFLKPVGEWNYEEVIVKGPKIKVILNGTVILDGDITEARKNGAADGKPHPGLQRESGHIGFLGHGSPVQFRNIRIKDLSAKNESVKSVKK; the protein is encoded by the coding sequence ATGATAAAAAAGATATTCTTTGTCCTGCTCGCTGCCGTAATGCTGCAATATCAGGCCTTTGCGCAGGACAAAACAGACCAACGTACCATCACCACCAGAATTGCAGATTTACTGGCGCAGCTGCCTGCCAGGGATGCCAAGCAGCTAAAAGCCAACATGCAGGAAATTGCCAGCATGGGCGAAGATGGTTATGTAACCCTCATCAGTGGTTTAACCGCCCCAGGCAAAGGAAATAATGCCCTGCTGGAATATGCTATTGGCGGATTTTCGGGTTATGTGACCCAGCCCGGACAGGAAGCCTGGAGAAAAATGAGCGTAAATGCTTATTGCAAAGCCCTGGCCAAAGTGTCGGACAAACAAAACAAATCCTTCCTCATCGCTCAGCTGGAAACTGTAGGTAAGGACGATGCTGTGGCTTGTCTGGAAGGCTATTTAACAGATGCCCAATTGGCAGATCCTGCGGCAAGGGCCCTGGTTAAAGTGAATTCGGCGGCTGCAAAAACAGCTTTGCTGAACAGTTTAGCTAAATCATCAGGAGCTGCCCGTCTTTCTATAGTTGAGGCATTGGGAGATAGCAGGAGCAGGGAAGCCGCCAAAGCTATAGCAGGTTTAACTACCGGCGCAGATGACCTGGCTAAGATGGCTTTATATGCACTGGCTTATATTGCTGATCCGGCTTCGGAGAGCGTGATGGCCACTGCTGCCGAGAAAGCAGGCTTTAAATACGATAAAACAAATGCTGTTGCAGCCTACGGTATTTACGCCACTGAGCTGATGAAAGGCAATGATAAGGCTTTGGCCAATAAAATAGCCAAACAGATCCTGGAAAAGGCTACGGGCGACAATCAGGTACATACACGTACTACCGCATTGAAGATCGTTTCTGATTTCAGTACACAGCAGAGCGATGAATACCTGATGGCCGCGATGGACGATAAAAGCTTTGAATACCGCGCTGCGGCATTGAAATTTGCCTTGCCTAAACTTACGCCTGCAACTGCAGAACAATGGGTTAAAAAGGCTGCCAAAGCAGACCCTGAAACACAGGTGGCCATTTTAAATATGCTGGGCGAGAGTAAAGTTCAATCGGTATTGCCTTCGATCAGTAAACTATTTAAAAGTAATGATGCTGCTGTAAGGGCTGCCGCCTTTGCTGCAACCGGTAATATTGGTGAAGAAGCATCGCTGCCAGCCTTGCTTAAAGTAATGGGCAAAGGTGATGCGGCCGACATAACTGCGCTTTCCAATACCATTTTAAGAATGAAAGGTGAGGGCATGGGTGCTAAGGTTGCTGCCTTTATCCCTAAAGCAAAGCCAGAAGTACAGGTGGCTTTAATCAATGTATTGGCCGCGAAAGCGGCAAACGCCCAATTGGGTACTGTTTCTGCGTTACTGAAAAGTAAAAACCCGCAGGTAAGGCAAGCCGCTTTTTCGGCGCTGAAACAAACTGTAATCGGCGATAACTTATCGCAGTTGTTCACTTTGCTGAACGAAACCAGCAATCAGGATGAACTGGTAAAGGTTCAAGAGGCTGTTATTGCGGCGGTAAAAGGTACGCAAAACAGGGACCAGCAGGTAGATGCAGTTTTATTGCAAATGGCTGCAGCACCTGATGCCAAAAAAGAATTATATTATAAAATGCTGGGCAGTTTGGGTGGAGAGAAATCTCTGAAAGCGGTTTCCGAAGCTTTTAACAGGGGCAATGAACAAACCAAAAAGGCGGCAATTGCAGCTTTATCGTCATGGACAGATGCAGGTGCAGCAGGAGAACTGATAAAGATCAGCCGAGAGCCCGCCAATGCCGCCTACCTTGAACAGGCCCTTAATGGTTACCTGCGTTTGGTAAGGACAACAAAATACCAGCCGGAGCAAAGGCTGCTGCTGCTTCGTGAGGCGATGGCTGTTGCCAAAAATCCGGCCCAGCAGGGACAGATCTTAAAAGACCTGGAGCAGGCCAAATGTTTTAATTCCTTGTTATTTGCGGGCAGGTATTTAGACAATGCCGCTTTACAGCAGCCTGCTGCCAATGCAGTAATGAACATTGCCCTGGCCGATAAGTCGTACAAAGGAACAATTGTCAAAGACCTGCTCAATAAAACCATCGCTACCATTAAAGGCGGTGATGCTGAATACCAGATTGAGGCCATGCGTAAATACCTTGCCGAAATGCCACAGGGCGAAGGTTTTGTACAGGCATTTAATGGCACCGATCTTACAGGATGGAAAGGCCTGGTGGCTGATCCGATAAAAAGGTCGAAAATGGATGCCAAAACCCTGGCTGCTGCACAGGAAAAAGCAGATGCATCGGCTCGCGAAAGCTGGAAACCGATGAACGGTGAGCTGCATTTTATGAGCCATGGCGACAACCTGGCCACGGTAAAAAAGTATGGGGATTTTGAGATGCTGGTGGACTGGAAGATTATTGACGATAAAAAAGGCGAAGGTGATGCAGGTATTTATCTGCGCGGTACCCCACAGGTACAGATATGGGACAATGCCCGCGTAAAGGTGGGTGCCCAGGTAGGTTCTGGCGGTTTGTACAACAATAAAGTTCATGAAAGCAAACCGCTTCAGGTTGCCGACAACAAATTGGATGAGTGGAACACCTTCCGCATTTTAATGAAGGGTGACCGTGTTACCGTATATCTGAATGGCGTACTGGTGACTGATAATGTGATCCTGGAAAACTACTGGGACAGAAACCTGCCGATCTTTGCCGAAGAGCAGATCGAACTGCAGGCCCATGGTTCGCCGGTTGCTTACCGCGATATTTACATCCGGGAGATCCCGCGTCCGAAACCATTTGAGCTGAGCGCACAGGAGAAGAAAGAAGGTTATAAGGTATTGTTTGACGGTACCAATATGCACAACTGGACTGGTAACACTACGGAATACATTATTGAAGATGGCAACATCTCTATCCGCCCGAAACCGGGAAAGGGCTCTGGCGGTAACCTGTTTACCAAAGAGGAATTCAGCGATTTCATTTTCCGTTTTGAATTTCAGCTGACCCCCGGAGCAAACAATGGCCTGGGCATCAGGGCGCCTTTAACGGGTGATGCGGCTTACCAGGGTATGGAATTGCAGATCCTGGACAACGATGCACCTATTTATAAGAACCTGCACGTTTACCAGTACCATGGCTCTGTATATGGAACCATCCCTGCTAAAAGAGGTTTCCTTAAACCTGTAGGCGAATGGAACTATGAGGAGGTAATTGTAAAAGGCCCTAAAATTAAGGTGATCCTTAACGGTACCGTAATCCTGGATGGCGACATCACTGAAGCACGTAAAAATGGCGCCGCTGATGGAAAACCACACCCTGGCTTGCAGCGTGAAAGCGGCCACATTGGTTTCCTGGGGCATGGCTCGCCTGTGCAGTTCAGAAACATCCGGATCAAAGACCTTAGTGCAAAGAACGAGAGCGTTAAGAGCGTTAAGAAATAG
- a CDS encoding Gfo/Idh/MocA family protein produces MSVGLKNLRVLVVGCGNMGASHATAYHTLPGFEICGLVSTGNSKVVLNEALGGGYPLFSDYDQALEQTKPDAVCISTYPDTHEAFAIKAMAAGAHVFIEKPLADSVAGAERVAEAAKRYNKKLLVGYILRYHPSWEKFIELSSEMGKPLVMRMNLNQQSQGAKWTVHRNLMKSLSPIVDCGVHYIDVMCQMTRSKPLQVSAIGARLTEEIPAGNYNYGQLQIRFEDGSVGWYEAGWGPMMSETAFFVKDVIGPKGSVSIVAKQAGASGNSDNIDAHTKTESIKVHYAALDAADKFAKADSWVDLTDEPGHQELCNREQRYFLKAILEDIDLDEPTADAINSLKIAFACDESVKTGQVVQLT; encoded by the coding sequence ATGTCTGTAGGACTAAAAAATTTAAGGGTATTGGTAGTGGGCTGTGGCAATATGGGGGCTTCCCATGCTACAGCCTACCATACACTTCCCGGATTTGAAATTTGCGGCCTGGTATCCACAGGGAACAGCAAAGTGGTTTTAAACGAAGCACTTGGCGGCGGTTATCCCTTGTTTAGTGATTACGACCAGGCCCTGGAGCAAACCAAACCTGATGCGGTATGTATTTCCACCTATCCGGATACACATGAGGCTTTTGCCATTAAGGCGATGGCGGCGGGGGCACATGTATTTATAGAGAAGCCACTGGCCGACTCTGTAGCCGGTGCGGAGCGTGTGGCCGAAGCCGCTAAAAGGTACAATAAGAAATTGCTGGTGGGCTATATTTTACGTTACCATCCTTCCTGGGAGAAGTTTATTGAACTTTCCTCGGAAATGGGCAAGCCGCTGGTAATGCGGATGAACCTGAACCAGCAGAGCCAGGGTGCAAAATGGACGGTACACCGCAACCTGATGAAGAGCCTGAGCCCTATTGTGGATTGCGGGGTGCATTATATTGACGTGATGTGCCAGATGACACGTTCCAAACCTTTACAGGTAAGCGCCATAGGGGCAAGGCTGACGGAAGAAATCCCGGCAGGCAATTACAATTACGGGCAGCTGCAGATCCGTTTTGAAGATGGTTCTGTAGGCTGGTACGAGGCGGGCTGGGGACCGATGATGAGTGAGACTGCATTTTTTGTAAAAGATGTGATTGGCCCGAAAGGTTCGGTATCCATTGTAGCAAAACAAGCGGGTGCATCAGGCAATTCGGACAATATAGATGCGCATACCAAAACCGAGTCGATTAAAGTGCATTATGCAGCACTCGACGCAGCAGATAAGTTTGCGAAAGCCGACAGCTGGGTAGACCTTACGGATGAACCCGGTCATCAGGAACTGTGTAACCGGGAACAGCGCTACTTTTTGAAGGCGATACTGGAAGATATTGACCTGGATGAGCCTACAGCCGATGCCATCAACAGCCTGAAGATTGCCTTTGCCTGTGATGAGTCGGTAAAAACCGGGCAGGTTGTGCAGCTTACCTGA
- a CDS encoding TonB-dependent receptor — MKVTMVLLWMGMMTAYANTKAQVRMNIDLIRGNLPDLFQQIQKQSDYLIIYKDDFIKLNRYEELNLKLNNKTIKEILDKALKESGLTYTVSGRQIVIFAKERTENSIQDSLLTIRGRVYDTHEPPSALPGVSIRIKGSATGATTDGDGYFTIKAKKGDVLVFSMISFLSFEYTVVKADRSLNVSLKENVSALNEIVVVGMNEQQKKHIASSLATLNVKSNIEGKPITTLSQSLQGGVTGINVSQGSGLPGGDAATIKIRGISTLGNSDPLVLVDGIPMDMNHIDPVTVESVTVLKDAAAAASYGSRGANGVIVVTTKRGVAGEIAITYDGYYGVQRSSTLPETVDAPTYMRMYNEASFNNNPTNALPFTQEQIDNTRNGMDPVANPTLAYANTNWLDMLIDNAAPITSNSLSLSGGSNIARFALTGNYTYQKGIIPLSDMKRFNIRANTTISLSDKFQVNLDLLAIRRNTQQPNRPSASGNTGNRLLEDMYRVPPTVIPKFPLKDGRVFYGQHVDIVNPLAYAEVGGTRAFEFGQTSINLQPRWEMAKGLNLRGQFSFRLNSDVSRDTRENFNHFDYFTGNLLRTWTLQRATTLARTTYYYVGTTLDYTLNINDHRIFALAGYSQEETNSGSWDVFSMVSGYAKLNYSYKDRYLLEGTVRTDGSSRFGPGNKFGVFPSVALGWNLHNENFLAGSKIINNLKLRASYGKLGNDNIGLYKYQTLINSSSGVETTYGNPNITWESVNMLDIGLDLGLLKNNKLELTFDYYDKKTNDIILFPVLPLVGGFEADVPVNAGEVSNKGWEASVNYNERIGEHLSLSFRPGLSYNKNEVLKLRGGSIISPTVITQVGSSINSIYGYKTNGLLQQSDFDGNGQPLIPVLPNAKPGDIKYLDLNNDNVIGAEDQGVIGNPIPRLNYFANLRVAYKNLDVEALFQGVGNNDAVLYGMFAQPLDFSADGGIPTTYYADHYWTPERTDARFPRLSIAPANNKVSSDFWFQNAAYLRVKFVQLGYNFKPLMAKRLGVSAIRAYFNAQNPFTFTSVKITDPESRGYQWTYGIVKLYTIGFNVKF; from the coding sequence ATGAAAGTAACAATGGTTTTATTATGGATGGGAATGATGACCGCTTATGCCAATACTAAAGCCCAGGTTCGGATGAACATAGACCTGATCAGAGGGAATTTACCGGACTTATTTCAGCAGATTCAAAAGCAGAGCGATTACTTAATCATTTATAAAGACGATTTCATTAAACTGAACAGGTATGAAGAGCTAAACCTTAAACTAAACAATAAAACCATAAAAGAGATTTTAGATAAGGCTTTGAAAGAAAGTGGGCTTACTTATACGGTTTCGGGCCGTCAGATTGTGATTTTTGCCAAGGAAAGAACCGAAAACAGTATACAGGATAGCCTGCTGACCATTAGAGGACGCGTATATGATACGCATGAGCCGCCTTCAGCGTTACCTGGGGTGAGTATCAGGATAAAAGGTTCTGCTACCGGTGCCACTACAGACGGTGATGGTTATTTTACCATAAAAGCCAAAAAAGGCGATGTGCTGGTATTTTCTATGATCAGTTTCCTGAGTTTTGAATATACGGTTGTTAAGGCCGACCGAAGCCTCAACGTATCGCTTAAAGAAAATGTATCTGCATTGAACGAGATCGTTGTGGTGGGAATGAACGAACAGCAAAAGAAACACATTGCAAGCTCACTGGCTACCTTAAATGTAAAGTCTAATATAGAAGGTAAACCCATTACTACGCTTTCGCAATCCTTACAGGGCGGGGTAACAGGGATAAATGTTTCGCAGGGCTCTGGCTTGCCGGGCGGTGATGCGGCTACCATAAAGATACGGGGTATCAGTACCCTGGGAAATTCAGATCCGCTTGTTCTGGTTGACGGGATCCCGATGGACATGAACCATATTGATCCGGTAACTGTAGAAAGCGTGACGGTATTGAAAGATGCTGCGGCGGCTGCAAGTTATGGATCGAGAGGGGCAAACGGCGTTATTGTGGTTACCACCAAGAGGGGCGTTGCCGGTGAGATCGCGATCACTTATGATGGCTATTATGGTGTACAGCGCTCTTCCACTTTACCGGAAACGGTGGATGCACCTACCTATATGCGTATGTATAATGAGGCCAGTTTTAACAATAACCCAACAAATGCCTTGCCTTTTACGCAGGAACAGATAGACAATACCCGTAATGGGATGGACCCGGTGGCCAATCCGACCCTGGCTTATGCCAATACTAATTGGCTGGATATGCTGATAGACAACGCCGCCCCGATTACCAGCAATTCGCTTTCTTTAAGCGGCGGGAGTAATATTGCCAGGTTTGCGCTGACAGGGAACTATACTTACCAGAAAGGGATCATTCCCCTTAGTGATATGAAAAGGTTTAACATCCGCGCCAATACCACCATTTCCTTAAGCGATAAGTTCCAGGTAAACCTTGACCTTTTGGCGATAAGAAGGAATACCCAGCAGCCCAACAGGCCAAGTGCATCGGGCAATACCGGAAACCGGCTTTTGGAAGATATGTACCGGGTGCCACCGACCGTAATTCCGAAATTTCCGTTGAAAGACGGGCGCGTATTTTATGGGCAGCACGTAGATATTGTAAACCCGCTTGCCTATGCAGAAGTAGGGGGCACGCGTGCATTTGAATTCGGACAAACGAGCATCAACCTTCAGCCAAGATGGGAAATGGCAAAGGGGTTGAACCTTAGGGGGCAATTTAGCTTCAGGTTAAACAGTGATGTAAGCCGGGATACCCGGGAGAATTTTAACCATTTTGATTACTTTACGGGAAATTTGCTGAGGACCTGGACCCTGCAAAGGGCAACTACACTTGCAAGGACCACTTATTACTATGTAGGAACGACCCTGGATTATACCCTGAATATTAATGACCACAGAATCTTTGCTTTGGCCGGCTATTCTCAGGAAGAAACGAACAGCGGCTCCTGGGATGTGTTTTCTATGGTGTCTGGCTATGCCAAACTGAACTATTCTTATAAAGACAGGTATTTGCTGGAAGGTACGGTACGTACCGACGGCTCATCCCGTTTTGGACCGGGAAATAAATTTGGTGTTTTTCCATCGGTTGCTTTGGGTTGGAACCTGCACAATGAGAACTTTTTGGCGGGATCAAAAATCATCAACAACCTGAAATTAAGGGCTTCTTACGGAAAACTTGGCAATGACAATATCGGGCTGTACAAATACCAGACCCTGATCAACAGCAGCAGTGGTGTGGAAACTACCTATGGAAACCCGAACATCACCTGGGAATCCGTAAATATGCTGGACATTGGTCTGGACCTGGGGCTGCTAAAGAACAATAAGCTGGAACTTACCTTTGATTATTACGATAAGAAAACCAATGACATCATTCTTTTTCCTGTGCTGCCTTTGGTTGGAGGGTTTGAGGCTGACGTGCCGGTGAATGCCGGTGAGGTATCGAATAAAGGCTGGGAAGCGTCTGTAAATTACAATGAAAGGATTGGTGAGCACCTGAGCCTGTCGTTCAGACCCGGACTGTCGTACAATAAAAATGAAGTGCTTAAGCTGCGGGGAGGCTCTATTATAAGCCCGACCGTAATTACACAGGTTGGTTCGAGCATCAACAGCATTTATGGTTATAAGACCAATGGTTTGCTGCAGCAAAGCGATTTTGATGGAAACGGTCAGCCGCTGATCCCGGTGCTGCCAAATGCAAAGCCCGGAGACATCAAATACCTGGACCTGAACAATGACAATGTGATTGGCGCTGAAGACCAGGGGGTAATTGGGAACCCAATACCGAGGCTGAACTATTTTGCCAACCTGAGGGTGGCTTATAAAAACCTGGATGTTGAAGCGCTATTTCAGGGCGTGGGCAATAATGATGCTGTTTTGTATGGCATGTTTGCACAGCCTTTGGATTTCAGTGCCGATGGCGGGATACCTACTACTTATTATGCAGATCACTACTGGACACCGGAGCGTACAGATGCACGTTTCCCGAGATTGTCTATTGCACCTGCCAATAATAAAGTTTCGTCGGATTTCTGGTTTCAGAACGCTGCCTATCTTAGGGTAAAGTTTGTACAGCTGGGTTATAATTTTAAACCGCTTATGGCAAAAAGGCTGGGTGTAAGTGCAATCAGAGCATATTTCAATGCCCAGAACCCTTTTACTTTTACTTCTGTTAAAATTACGGATCCTGAAAGTCGTGGCTATCAATGGACTTATGGAATTGTAAAACTATATACAATAGGTTTTAATGTTAAATTTTAA
- a CDS encoding Gfo/Idh/MocA family protein — translation MMEEKKDSAAINSRRNFIKTAGLAAAGFMIVPRHVLGGRGFLAPSDRLMVAGIGVGGKGESNLAKIYNGGKSEIAFLCDVDDRRAANSVKAFPKAKYYRDYREMLDKEQKSIDAVVVSTPDHNHAMIAMAAMQLGKHVYVEKPLTHDIYEARKLREAAERYKVVTQMGNQGSSGEGVRQLQEWLDDGQIGKVHTVYCWTNRPTWPQGLLWPSTPGVVPAELDWDLWLGSAPYKPYIEKLVPFNWRGWWDYGTGAIGDMGAHLVEPSVKVLGLDTPLDVQCSVGTLYLDEFKRGYFPDSCPPSSHVIMTFEKTKKTKGNLKMHWMDGGIKPERPEELLPNESFGDNGVLFEGTKGKMMCGVYGANPKLLPLTRNNEVRTKKKLPRVPGDVDGHYTQWAEAAIAGYGKIQLSSPFDVAGPLTETLLIANLAIRGTDVPRTKADGKVIYPGRDIKLLWDKQNMRVTNFDEVNQYVKREYRKDWSLGI, via the coding sequence ATGATGGAAGAGAAAAAGGATTCTGCAGCAATCAATTCAAGAAGAAATTTTATTAAGACTGCAGGATTGGCTGCAGCCGGTTTTATGATTGTGCCGCGCCATGTATTGGGCGGCAGGGGCTTTCTGGCACCGAGTGACCGCCTGATGGTTGCCGGTATTGGTGTAGGCGGTAAAGGCGAGAGTAACCTGGCTAAAATATACAATGGCGGTAAATCCGAGATTGCATTTTTATGCGATGTGGATGACCGCAGGGCGGCCAATTCTGTAAAGGCTTTCCCAAAGGCAAAGTATTACAGGGATTACCGTGAAATGCTGGACAAAGAGCAGAAAAGTATAGATGCGGTAGTGGTATCGACACCAGACCATAACCACGCCATGATAGCCATGGCGGCTATGCAGCTAGGCAAGCACGTGTATGTGGAAAAGCCCCTGACGCATGATATTTATGAAGCACGTAAGCTGAGAGAGGCTGCTGAACGCTACAAGGTAGTTACCCAGATGGGTAACCAGGGTTCATCAGGAGAAGGGGTGCGGCAATTGCAGGAATGGCTGGACGACGGCCAGATTGGCAAGGTGCATACGGTATATTGCTGGACAAACAGGCCTACCTGGCCGCAGGGGCTTTTATGGCCTTCGACTCCAGGAGTAGTGCCTGCTGAACTGGACTGGGACTTATGGCTGGGTTCTGCACCCTATAAACCTTATATAGAAAAGCTGGTGCCTTTTAACTGGCGAGGCTGGTGGGATTATGGGACAGGTGCCATTGGCGATATGGGTGCCCATTTGGTGGAGCCTTCAGTAAAGGTATTAGGGTTGGACACTCCGCTTGACGTGCAATGCAGCGTAGGTACCTTATACCTGGATGAATTTAAAAGGGGATATTTTCCGGACAGTTGTCCGCCTTCAAGTCATGTGATCATGACTTTTGAGAAAACGAAAAAGACCAAGGGTAACCTGAAAATGCACTGGATGGATGGGGGCATTAAGCCTGAACGTCCGGAAGAATTGCTGCCAAACGAATCGTTTGGTGACAACGGTGTGTTGTTTGAAGGTACAAAAGGAAAGATGATGTGCGGTGTGTATGGAGCCAATCCGAAACTGCTGCCGTTAACCCGCAACAATGAGGTGCGTACCAAAAAGAAGCTGCCACGTGTACCTGGTGATGTTGACGGGCATTATACACAATGGGCAGAAGCGGCGATTGCAGGTTATGGAAAGATACAGCTGAGCTCGCCTTTTGATGTTGCAGGCCCGCTTACCGAAACTTTGCTGATTGCCAATCTGGCCATCAGGGGCACAGACGTGCCGCGCACAAAAGCAGATGGTAAGGTGATTTATCCGGGCAGGGACATTAAACTGCTTTGGGACAAACAGAACATGCGGGTGACGAATTTTGATGAGGTAAACCAGTATGTGAAACGTGAGTACCGCAAGGACTGGAGTTTAGGCATATAA
- a CDS encoding FecR family protein, whose amino-acid sequence MDSKNNYKAEDFLSGGIPEGKEHLVSDSERELGEEIKAAVKNAGGEKLTALEAAGLWERIEQEAAAKPKRHTWKLYLQAAAVLFAVLGIGMWQYQQHTPTHKLMEFAAQNVTRKSAVLNKTAIKGQLQASGTVNEEENIITTNDFNTLVVGDAQRSVIKLPDGTKVWLNSGSRLIYPVVFSGDSREVYLEGEAYFDVTHDKAHPFYVRAGNMDIKVLGTEFYVSSDAKSEKNYAVLVKGSISFSTGNWLNKVEKKLVPGQQISYDLKANKLQIAEVKTAEFESWKEGLLHVEQESLEEIVQKVARYYRIEIGTQGLDLSETFSGTLYFQRAAEDVLKVLFSGTSYVYNSAERRVELRKR is encoded by the coding sequence ATGGATTCAAAGAACAATTATAAAGCTGAAGATTTTTTATCGGGCGGTATTCCGGAGGGAAAGGAACACCTGGTTTCTGACAGCGAGCGGGAGCTTGGCGAAGAAATCAAGGCAGCTGTAAAAAATGCCGGTGGAGAGAAATTGACGGCGCTGGAGGCAGCGGGCCTGTGGGAGCGGATTGAGCAGGAGGCAGCAGCTAAACCTAAGCGGCACACCTGGAAACTATACCTGCAGGCAGCGGCAGTTTTGTTTGCTGTACTGGGTATAGGCATGTGGCAATACCAGCAACATACACCTACACATAAGCTGATGGAATTTGCTGCACAAAATGTGACCAGGAAGAGTGCAGTGCTGAATAAGACAGCAATAAAAGGACAGCTTCAGGCATCCGGCACCGTAAATGAAGAGGAGAACATCATTACGACCAACGATTTTAATACCCTGGTGGTTGGGGATGCCCAGCGTTCGGTAATTAAACTCCCTGATGGTACGAAAGTATGGCTGAATTCTGGTTCCAGGCTGATTTATCCGGTTGTTTTTTCGGGTGACAGCAGGGAGGTTTATTTAGAGGGCGAAGCCTATTTTGATGTAACGCACGATAAAGCACATCCATTTTATGTAAGGGCCGGTAATATGGACATTAAGGTTTTAGGAACCGAGTTTTACGTGAGCTCGGATGCGAAAAGCGAAAAGAATTATGCTGTTCTGGTTAAGGGAAGCATCTCTTTTTCGACAGGCAACTGGTTAAATAAAGTGGAGAAGAAACTGGTTCCCGGTCAGCAGATCAGTTATGATCTTAAAGCAAATAAGCTTCAGATTGCGGAAGTAAAGACAGCAGAGTTTGAATCCTGGAAGGAGGGCTTGTTGCATGTTGAACAGGAATCACTCGAAGAAATTGTACAGAAGGTAGCAAGATATTATCGTATTGAGATCGGTACACAGGGGCTCGACCTGAGCGAAACCTTTTCTGGTACACTCTATTTTCAGCGTGCGGCAGAGGATGTATTGAAGGTTTTATTTTCGGGAACGTCTTATGTATACAATAGTGCAGAAAGGAGGGTGGAACTGAGAAAACGCTAA
- a CDS encoding RNA polymerase sigma factor: protein MMFRETDRDLWTSFINGDTESLNSLYKQFVDVLYAFGLRFTEDGELVKDGIQDLFVDLFKYRKTLAPEVNVKSYLFTSLKRKICLVLKKQAAEANHSFEVPFLLSGNAEEQIIQDERESALLLKLNKQLELLPSRQKEALYLRFNSELEYEEIAAVMNVSLETCRTLVYRGVKQLRERMVVKHLYKILA, encoded by the coding sequence ATGATGTTTAGAGAAACAGATAGAGATTTATGGACTTCATTCATTAACGGGGATACGGAGTCCCTGAATTCGCTGTATAAACAATTTGTTGATGTGCTGTATGCTTTTGGTTTGAGGTTTACCGAAGATGGGGAACTGGTGAAGGATGGGATACAGGATTTGTTTGTAGACCTGTTTAAATACCGTAAAACTTTGGCCCCAGAGGTAAATGTAAAATCCTATCTTTTTACTTCACTTAAGCGTAAGATTTGCCTGGTGCTAAAGAAACAGGCAGCAGAGGCCAATCATAGTTTTGAAGTGCCTTTTTTACTTTCTGGTAATGCCGAAGAACAGATCATTCAGGACGAGCGGGAATCGGCGCTTTTGCTGAAGCTGAACAAACAGCTGGAGTTGTTGCCCAGCAGGCAGAAAGAAGCCCTTTACCTGCGGTTTAATTCTGAACTGGAATATGAAGAGATAGCAGCGGTGATGAACGTTTCACTGGAGACCTGCCGTACCCTGGTGTACCGTGGTGTAAAGCAGTTGAGGGAGCGTATGGTAGTGAAACATCTCTATAAAATACTGGCCTGA